In one Balaenoptera ricei isolate mBalRic1 chromosome 20, mBalRic1.hap2, whole genome shotgun sequence genomic region, the following are encoded:
- the LOC132356177 gene encoding cytochrome c-like, translating to MGDVEKGKKIFVQKCAERHTVEKGGKHKTGPNLHGLFGRKTGQPVGFSYTDANKNRGITWGEETLMVYLENAKKYIPGTKMIFTGIKKGERADLIAYLKKATNE from the coding sequence ATGGGTGATGTTGAGAAGGGCAAGAAGATTTTTGTTCAGAAGTGTGCCGAGCGCCATACTGTGGAAAAGGGAGGCAAGCACAAGACTGGGCCAAATCTCCACGGTCTGTTTGGGCGAAAGACAGGTCAGCCTGTCGGATTCTCTTACACAGATGCCAACAAGAACAGAGGCATCACCTGGGGAGAGGAGACACTGATGGTGTATTTGGAGAATGCTAAGAAGTACATCCCTGGAACAAAAATGATCTTCACTGGCATTaagaagggagaaagggcagACTTGATAGCTTATCTCAAAAAAGCTACTAATGAGTAA